The Phacochoerus africanus isolate WHEZ1 chromosome 9, ROS_Pafr_v1, whole genome shotgun sequence genomic sequence GGGCTCCCACCCGAGTGGCAGGTCCAGGGAGAGCGATGCcctgggccatgcccacagtgcCAACACAGGGCATGGCTGAGGGGGGAATAGGTGTCCCCACAGGGTGGACTCTGAGGGAACCGTCCTTGTTCAGGGTGGACGCAAGGCCACGTCCCCTGTCTCCTGAGTGGAGCCCTACAGCCTGTGGGATAAGGGGGCCGGGCTTTCCCAGACACCTGCCTGTGTGTTTTGCTGCAGGGCCCTTCCTCCATGTACCGGCTGCAGGCGGGCGTCACCTGCTGGGGGTCAGGCCGGCAGAGCTGGGGccggagggcagggtgggggctggggggggcttCCACTGGCTGAGACCCACTCTCGCCTCGCCGGCTCCCTATGACCTCTGGCCCTTTGCACGCCGTCCACAGCCTCAACACCTGAGAGGGGACAGGGTgtcctcgggggcgggggggggtgccccagggtggggtggggtgggggccagccCACTGGGCCCGTCGCTGGGGCAGGACGCACAGGCCCGCACGTCACCCCGCAGGTCCGGGCCTTCCTGCAGCCGCCGCTGAAGGGCGTGGTCCTGGAAACCTTCGGCTCCGGGAACGGGCCCACCAAGGCCGGCCTGCTGCAGGAGCTGCGGGCGGCGGCAGCGCGGGGCCTTGTCATCGTCAACTGCACCCACTGCCTGCAGGGGGCCGTCACCTCGACCTACGGCGCTGGCATGGTGGGCCGGGGCCGCCCGGGCCTGGGAGGGCGGGCGGGGCGAGCGAGCGGCATGGCAACGCCGCCCACGCCCCTGTCCCCGCAGGCCCTGGCGGGCGCTGGCACCATCTCCGGCTCCGACATGACCTCGGAGGCGGCCCTGGCCAAGCTGTCCTACGTGCTGGGGCTGCCGGGACTGAGCCTGGACGGCAGGAAGGAGGTGCGTCGTGCCttgcaggtgggggcgggggagacccGGCCAGGCACATGGGCCTGGGCTTGGAAAGCGGCAGGAGTGGGGCCCCGCCTGTCCCCCCTGTCTTCTCGGGGAGCCGCGGGTCTGTCTGGGGCTGAGGCCTCCCAAGCTGCTCCCGGGGCCTGCCCCCTCGTCTTCCCAGGCTGGCCTCAGGCGCAGCTGTCCCCAGTCCCGCGGGCcaggcagaggccctggggccGGGAGACCCTGGGtgggagggctggaggggagggctggCCTGGTGTGGGGGCCTCAGGCCCAAGGTGTCTGGCCTGGGCCCACGTGCGCTCCTCCCCCAGCTGCTGGCCAGGGACCTTCGGGGCGAGATGACGCCTCCAGCGGTGGACCGCCTCTGGCCGTCTCTGCAGGGTAGCAAGCTGGGCCGCGGGGTCGCCCAGCTCCTCAGTCTGAGCCAGGTACTGTCTGGTGGGGCCCCCGGGCGGTGGGTCCCTGGGGGCCGGGCCACGTGCCGGCACTGCCACTGTCATTCTGGTGCAGGAGCAGGAAGCCAGCGGGCGCGGCCTGGTTCTGGGCCCAGGTGCAGGGTTTGCAGGAATGCGTGGACTGGTGTGTGGTGACAGAAGGCGCTGCATCCTGTTGCCGCCCCAGGTCACACCACGCGCCTGCGTTTCCCCTCTGCAGAGCGAGGGTGAGACGGGCTTGCCCTGGGGAGCCACGGGGAGCTAACCTTGCCAGGGGCAGGCAGGGCCAGATGTGTGGCCTGTGCTTAGGGCAGAGGCCTCAGGCCTTAGTGACTGGAGGGACGGACGGGTTATCAGGCCCCGGGCGTGGCACTGGTGCGGGGCTGTCTGCAGGAGCCTCCGATGGGACCTCACGTTCCGGCGTGGGTGACTCATGCGGTTTCcggtgctgggggcagggacccTACAGGGACTTGCAGACGTGGGGCAGACTTGCCTttccttggggggcggggggcgggggtggtgtgGCGTTGCTGTTTTGCCCGTATCTTTGATGGCAGGGGAGGcctgggtcacacagctggcgAGCACGAGCCCGGGGGTGGCCTCCTGTCCCACCTGGACTGTGCACCCAGGAGAGGGGTCCTAGCTGGGCTTGAGACGTGGCCCTCGGTGCTTTTCCAATGTTGTGACTTAAGGAGGTTCCATCTTGGGACCCAATGCCAGTGCTGCGTGGGGCCAGCTGGGTTGCCACGGTCCCGGGGCCCCGCCTACTCCATCCGCTCCTTCCCCCACGTAAACTGATGCTGCCCCTTGCCCCGTCCACTCCTGGGGCTGTTGAGGCCCCAGGGAAAGGCCTGGGTCCCAAGGTGCCACTCCTGCCCATGCAGGAGGCTGATGCACTGCGGGAAGTCCTGGCGCCCAATCTGGCCTGTGCCGCGGCCCATGCCGGCGACCTGGAGGCCCTGCGGGCACTTGAGGAGCTGGTGAGCCCCCTGCCCACCCTTGGGGACCAGCACAGCCACACCCGGCCCAGGGAGGGGGCGCTGGCTAGCTGCCGGCAGGACGGCCTTGCTGGGGCCCCCTCACCCCTGCACCCTGATCTGCCAGGACTTGAGGCCACTACCGGGGCCTCCATGCAGCTGGGGGGGGGCACGTGGCCCCTCGGGTGCTCCCCAACTCTCCCTGTCCCTTCCCTGTGGCCTTCCTGGCCTGCCCGGTGCTCTCTTGGTGGTGACGAGCCCCCGTGTCGCCCCagggcagtgacctgagcctggAGGACTTTGGCGGTCAAACCCCGCTGCACGCAGCCGCCCGGGGGGGCCACGTGGGGACGGTCGCCATGCTGCTGCAGAGAGGCCTGGACGCAAACGCTCGGGACAAGGACGGCCTCAGCCCGCTGCTGCTGGCTGTAAGGGGCAGGTACTCCGTGCAGGGGGCCGGGCCCTGCGGCTGATGCGCGGGCAGGGGGCCGCCTCCGAGAGGGCTTTTGGTTTTCTGTGGCCACGCAGCTTCCCCAGCCAAGCCGGATGGGACCAAGGGCTCCTGCTTCTTGGAGCCTTGCCCACCCCCAAGCTAGGCCCTGGGTCCGAGCGGTGACCACGCCCCATGTGAACAGGGCCCAGACTGGAGGTCCGACTCTGGGCAGGGTGGTCAgggagggctccctggaggagacCTCCAAGCTGAGCCTGGCACGGAATTCCTAGCAAAAGGAACCACACAGACAAAGCATGAGGAGCTGCCTCGCATGTGTCCCCAGGTTACCTCCTGAGGGACTGGGGTGGGGCAGGTAGAAGCTGGTCACCCAGTGCCAGGTGGTGGGCTGGGTGGCACATGtcctgggggggtgggcaggctcAGCGTGCCTGGTGCTGGGGGGCAAGCTGGCTTCATCCATGAAATGCTGGCTTTTTAAGGCAAGACCTCATCCTGGGACATTTTGGGGACCCCTCCTGGGGGGGACTGCAGGGCTGAGCTCTGGCCGAGGCCCTGGGCCCTAGGCAGTTGGCGTGGGGACCTGGCGCCCAGGCTCCTTCCCAGGAGCGCCGGGCTGAGAGGTGGGGCACCTGGGGGCTCACCCCACATGCACCCTGGTGTGTGCTCTGTGTCCGGGCTGGCTCTGTAGGGGGGATGGGAAggacccctcccttcccccaccccacccccagctctgacCCCTTCCCCTGGGCGGGGCCTGGCTGGCAGCCTGCATGAGACCAGAGGAGCAGGCCTTGCAGACCACCGTGTCCTCTGCTGGGGTGGCACCTCCTTGCCCTCCCCTGGCCGCCTGGCGTCCCCAGGGTCAGGCCTCATCTGCTCTGAGGAACAAACACAGGGACCGGGTGGACCCCCGGCCCCATGTTCTAGGGACCAGCCTGGAACAAGCTGGGgaagcctgggggcggggggcgcgcgTGCCCAGAGCCGCCCCGCACACGCGCATACGCGCGAACACCGTGTGTGGGGGGCGGGCTCACGGCTTTACGTCTGTCCTTTGCCTTCTCGCTCTTTCCAAAGGCAGAGCTGATCTGGGGGGTCTCAGCCTGCAGGGCCCTGGGTTGTTTCTGGGGGTGCTCGTGGAAAGAGGCTGGGTGTCTGAGCCCAGGTTGCTGGGCAGGGATGCCTCATCCTCGGGGCAGCGGGCTGAGGGGGAGCCCCTCCTTCCCGGTTCCCATGAGCAttacggggggcgggggggcgggggggcaggcgCGCCCGGGCCAAGCTCTGGCTGGGGACTCGGGTGTGGGCGGCTAGACGGTGAGATGGCCCCCCCTGCTCTCACCCCCTCGGCCCCACTGTCGACACCTCCCCAACCGGTCTTCCCActcaccccctccaccccaggcctGCTGTGCCCTGGAGTGGCACCAGAGGGCCGGCCCCGCCTTGGAGCGACACCTGGGGCTCCCTGAGAGTGGTGACCACGCCGCGGGGCAGCCCGGGGCCTCTGTGCTCTGGGTCCCTGGGCCTGGCCTGAGCCCCGTCCCGCCAGCCCCGGACACTCACCCCACAGGCAGCCCCAGGCTTGGCTCAGGCCACGTCCCTCTGGATACCTGCGGACATGGGGCGTCCCGGACCAGCCTGTCCCCCACGTTTCCCATCAGCTTCTCAGCCCCAAGGGCAGGTCTGGGCCCATGACTGGGTTTGGGCTCTGCAGACCCAGCCCCGGACAGAGCTCTGGGGGGCgagtggggagcaggggggcCAGCCAGGTGGGTGTGGCCACTCCCCAGGTGGGCTGTCCCGGTACCCACAGCAGAGCGTCGGGCCCTCTGCACACAGCCAGGGCCGATGCACCCCCGCCGGGCGCAGGggcggccctgggctggggaagcTGGGTTTCTGGTCCACGCACAGGACCTGCGGCCCTGCGGCGGTCTGGTAGGGGCTGCCCCGGCAGGCGGTGCCCACGCTCTTTCTCTTGGCAGACATCAGGGTGTCATCGGGCTGCTGCGGGCGGCTGGGGGCTGCCTGTCCCCCCAGGAGCTGGAGGACTCGGGGACCGAGCTGTGCAGGTGAGGGTCGCAGGCATGTGGGTGCTTCCCGCGGCgtggggctggggctctgggaggggTGTGGAGGAGAGAGCCCACCTCCCCTCGGCCTGCCCCAGCTGGGGCGCTGAGGGCGGGGGTCATTCCTGGCAGAGAAGACAGTTCAGCAAGGGAGTGTGCGTGTGCGCGTGCATGCGTGGGGGTGCTTGAGGAGGGCCATGAAGGGTCAGTGGGAGAGGAGCCTGGGTGTGGGCTGGGGGCGGCCTGGGCCAGCCTGGGGAGGttggggcaggagggggtggggtgaggtccCGCGCGGAGCTCCCAGTGGCGCAGCCTGGTCCTTATTGTGGGGAGAACTGACCACAGGCCCAGCAGCTGCCCTGCCTGGTGCCCCGTGGCCAGCTGTGACCTGACCTCCAGTGACTAACCAGCAGGGCAGCCTGGGGAgactgaggtccagggagggcTCCCTGTGTCCGCAGTGGCTGGGCAGAGGGCGGGCCCAGGCTGCTGGGCTCGCTGGGCCCCCGTCCTGTGCCACTAGCTCCTCTTGTGTGCGGCCTGGGGTGCAGACTGCGTCTGAGGACAGCCGAGGTTGTGGGGGAGCTGGAAGCCAGAACCCGAGGCGTGCAGGGGTGACAAGGGTGGTTTCTCAGGCTGACCAGCCcgtgggaggagggggtggctgcCTGCTCCCCAGGAAGAGGACCTGAAGCTCAgcgtctcccccaccccagttccaGCAAGGCCTCACCCGTCCGGGAGGCCCCCATCCCAGATAGGGAGGGGGAGCGGATGGTGGGCCCCCATCCCACTGGCCTCCAGCCTCAGCCTCTCCCCTGGCGGAGTTCCAGCAGGTGTGGCGGGGGGCCTGACCTGCCCCCTCCTCAGCGATGAGGCTAAGAGCTCTGGATGTGATGGGTGGGGGCCTGCCGGCAGGGAGGGGCCTACCCAGACCCTGTTCTTGGCTCTGAAGGGCCTTCTGGGGTGACTTGGTTCAGGGCTGCACTCTAGGTGGGCCTTGATGGCTCCATTGACAGATGGTGAAACTGAGACGGGGAGGGGAAGTCGTCCAGCCTGAGCTGCTTGGCTGATTTGGGGGGGGCCCTCGGGCAGCCCCTCCGAGAGGCGAGTGTGtgggagctggggcagggctgggggccggTGGTGCAGCGGGAGTCACCCTGGAAACGACCTAGCGCTGCGGGGGAGCCTCTGTGGCTGCCCCTTCACAGCAGGAAGGCCCAGGCCCCCTCCTAGCACcaccccggccccggccccccccacccccaaccactgGGCTGCCTCTGCGGACCCCGCCCAGAGAGCGCCCTTGTGAAACATGAAACTGGCAAGTGGCGCCCGGCAGGcggtgtgtgtgcgcacgtgcacGCGTGTGCGCGTGTGCCTGTGGGAGCACGTGCGTTCTCAGGCATGTGTGTCTGCGTGTGCCCCCTTGACCCGAGTCCAGTCCACCCGCTGGGTGACACTAGAATCCAGGCCACCTTGCGGCCCCCGCAGACTCTGCACTCCCGTCCTCCAGGGCTCGGCCGAAGCCGGGCCAGCCGTCTGGGGCCAGCTTTGCTGGTGGGCTGATGGACAGGTGCCCCGCAGTCCCTGacggcgccccctcccccactcctcccccaggCTGGCATCCAGGGGGGACCGTGAGGGCCTGCGGGCATGGTGGCAGGCAGGAGCTGACCTGCGACAGCCAGGCTATGATGGGCGCAGCGCCCTGTGCATCGTAAGTCCCCCGGTAACCCTGCTGCCCTCTccaaggccacctcctccaggaaggcctcccTGACAGCTCCCCTGGCTCCCCCTTCCCAAACTCCTAAGTCTTGCCTAACTCTTGCTCTCTCCTGATGGACAGGGTAGTTGTGGGGGTCGGGGGCAGTCCCTTTTCCTGTCCCAGGTCCCGCCCAGGGCCCAGAGCTGTGGGGACAGGTGGAATGGAGGGACACGGGGCCCCTTGTGTATGGATGGGAGGAGCTGGGTGGGGGGACAGCCTGGGGGGTTGCGGGGAGGGGGGCCGGTTAAGGGCCAGGCTGGCGGTCAGAGTCCCTGAGGCAGCCCCTCCCACGTGCCCCCTCCCACAGGCAGAGGCTTCTGGGAACCTGGAAGTGGTGAGCTTGCTGCAGAGCCTCCAGGCTGGGGGTgatggccaggccctgggctcagtAAGTCCGCTTGCCACTGTGACTGAGCCCTGGTTTGGGGAATGTGTCATGgggaacagagctggaggaggcagagagagtcAAAGTCAGTGGGGCCCCTGGAGCCCCTCCTTGTGGGCGGGGCACACACTGCAGGGACCTGAACGCTGCAGGGAGGGCTTCCGGGAGGGAGGGCCAACCTCAGACTGTCCTGTCAGGCCGCCCCTAGTGCACCCTGCCACAGCGCTGAGGCCCCAGCCAGGGTCAAGAAGCTCCCCAAGCCTGGAGggggccctgcccaccccaccccgtccTGCCCTGTCCCACCAGGGCAGCTCCCCTGCACCCCGACCCCGGGAGGGCgcagggtgggggggcagggagggggacgGCGTGCCCACTGGGTTGGGTGCTCCCGCGGTTTGCTCGGGGTCCTTGAGTCCCGCCCCTGTGAAAGGCTGGGCCTCGCTGACAGGTGCCCGGGCTTGTTTGTCTGCCCTGCCCCCATACTGTACCTGGGCCTCTAGAGACCTCCCATTTTCAGGAAGTGCTGCTTGCTGTCTAACCTGAAGCTGTCCTGCTGCACTGGAAGCCATTCCTTCCTGTCGCGACCTGCTGGAGGGGTGGCTCCGACAGCTGGAGCTGCTCCCCATTCTGTTCCCAAGAAGCAGCCTGCTGGTCTTGGCTGGAGAGCGCGGCAATAAAGTCTCGGGAGCACTCCCTCCCTAGTTCCCTAAAGTTCTCTCTGGGCCCCAGGACAGTGGGCATGTGTGGGGTGTCAGGCCCCAGGCACTGGGTCAGAGGGCGGTGTCTTCAGCACCCTGGGGGTGGGAGACACTGGCCAGCCCTCCCTGAGGCAGCGTGAGTAAGTGTGAGCGGCTGGGCGGGGTGGGCACgccgtccccctcccccctccgccTGGCTTccggcctccctgcctccctgcctgcccaggCTCCTCCCTCCACCAGACCACCTCTGCTGTGGATGCTCCCAGGCAGCCCCCCACCCACACCTGTTCCCGCTCAACTCCTCACAGAGACCCTCTCTTTGGTCTCCCCACGTCCTCCTGTCTGGGGGCGTGGCTCTCCAAGGCCAGGGTCGGGCTTGGGCAGAGGACTGCCCGGGGGCGACAGAGGTATCTGGCCCCCAGGCCCGAGCTCTTTCTTGGCCCCCACATGCAGCCTCTCCCAGAGGGGCCGGGCCAGGGTGGCTCCGCCCGCACCCCCAGGCTTCCCAACCTGGTTCCCAGGCCCGGGCTGGCAGCGCAGCTGGCGGCCTTCCAGAACTCGCCCAGACACGGGTGTGCCTGGGCCTTGCACAACCAGCTAACCCCACACAGGCATGGCGGGGCCCAGGGAGCCTTAGCCCCACACCCTGATGGAGGCCCAACGAGTGGGGGCTGAGGGGGCGCTGGAGCTGGAGAGCCAGCAGCCCCCGTGGTTGCTGGTGGCCTGGGACCCTCAGAAGGCccgaggggagggaggcaggcaggacagTGGGACCAAGGCCTGCTGGAGGGCACCGTCCACGTCCCACGGCTGGGCACTCCTCTCTGGCGCCTGGTCCTCGGCAGCTCAGTGGAAGCACCCACCGCCTTTGGCTCTGCTTCCGAGGGATGAGGGACGTGGGCTGGGGGCACAGAGCCTATTGCTCAGCCTCGCCACGCTCGGCGCTTCTCCCAGGCCCCGTGGGACCCCCGGTTGTGAAAGCTGCAGGTGCCCCATGTCACCCCACATGGCACCTCCCTCCCAGAGCAGGTGTCAACCTGCCAGTGACACTGCATCCTGGGTGTCCCATGGCCAGAACACTTGCTGAGCTGGCTTTTCCCCAAGTGGGTCAGTGACGCTGGGGGAGAGGCTTCTGCCAGCCAGGCAGGTGCGGCCTTGGGTCTCAGGCGAACAGCCCTACAACCAGCAGCTCCCGGGCTGGGCAGGTGTCTCGGCAAAAGCTCTGGAAAGAGTGGGGCACGTCTGGAAAGTTCCCCAGGGCCATTCTGAGTTCCTGTAAGTCAGCTCCTCAGAGAATCGCCCAGCAgcagcaggggagggaagggctgcCCTCTGCACCCAGCGCAGGCGGTGGAGGGGCCGCCGGGACGACAGGGCTGAGACTCCCCTGTGCTGTGCTGGCTTCTTCCAGCCTCTCACCCCCGGGGAAGCATGGGCTCACCTACCCTCCCGCAGAACAGCTGATGAAACTAAGGCCCAGGCCTGTGCTCAGGATCCCAGGCTGGCACAGGGCAGTGCTAGGCCGTGGCCCACCTGGCACCTGCACCAGCCCCTCACCTTTTGAAGGTAGCACCACCTGGGGACACGGCGTGGGGCTGGCGTGAGATGCGGGCGCCGGCTTGCGTGGAGGGGGCCGCGTCTAAGGTGGGAGGCACCCTGAGCCCGTGAGGTCTCAGAGGGACCAGGCCCCCTGGACAGAGCTGTGCTGCTCATACCCAGTCATTTCACTTTGGATGATGAGGCTTTGGCTCCCAACAGCCGGTCTTGAATCGTGGGACCCCAGGGTCATCAGCTCACTTAGGCCATTGTCCACGTTTCCAACACACAGTCAGACTCCTCAGCCaggaaccccccacccccggccacaGCTCCCCTCCTGGTCACACCTGTACCTCCCACTGCCAGAAGGAGCCATCGGTGTTGGTACCTGTCACCTCTTCCTCTCCGTTCTTACTGTCCCCTGTCGCTGGAGATACCGACAGTGTGTCGGGAGGGAGCTGCCAGGACTGGGCCGCCACAGGGCTTAGACGGGACAtgagaggcgggggaggggggcgcaaGGAGGAACTCCCAGGCTCTTTCTGGTCACAAGCCTCTgtccaccccccactccccagggTCCGGCCCCACACTGACACCCAGGCCTGTGGACTCGGGGAGAAGTCACTGCTTCTCTCTGAGCCACCTTGTCCACAACTGCAAACAGAAACAATGTACCCTTTGCTGCTCACTTTTCAAGGTGATGGTGACAGGGACCAACACAGCCTATGTGAACACAAGCCGCCTGGAGGGCCCATCATAGGCGGGTGGCTGTGTCCCGGCCTGGAACCACCCTGGGTCTCCTGAGCCCAGGGGGACACCCATCTCCGGCGGCAGTGTGGGCTCCTGTTGCCACCCTGGGTTTATACCAGTGATGGCCGCCTGCCGCACCCGCCACCCCGGTGCGGGCTGAGGACTTCAGGGGTCACCTCCCTCCAAATTTCCTCTTTGCTAAAACTCGGACCCCGACGGGCTCCCAGCGGGCAGCTCCACCGCAACAGAGTCCTTGGAGGTCGGCGGCTCAGGCCCCACCATCTCCAGCTGAGGAAAGGGGGCTGCGCGTGTGCGGGTGGGTGCAGGCGTGCCAGGCCGGGGCTGTCGCGGGGTGTGCAGGAGAGCGGGGCCGGCAGCGCGGCGCCCCCTTACGCGGGGCGGATGGTGAGGGGGCAGCATGGGGCCCCCCCCCGACGTGGCT encodes the following:
- the ASPG gene encoding 60 kDa lysophospholipase, encoding MARAAGRERRLLAIYTGGTLGMRSEGGVLVPGKGLAAVLRTLPMFHDEEHARARGLPEDTLVLPPTGPDQRVVYTVLECQPLFDSSDMTISEWVDIAQTIERHYEQHHGFVVIHGTDTMAFAASVLSFALENLQKPVILTGAQVPIHALWNDGRENLLGALLLAGQYVIPEVCLFFQNQLFRGNRVTKVDAHRFAAFCSPNLPPLATVGADVTINHELVRRVRGRGRLVVHSCMERDVGLLRLYPGIPAALVRAFLQPPLKGVVLETFGSGNGPTKAGLLQELRAAAARGLVIVNCTHCLQGAVTSTYGAGMALAGAGTISGSDMTSEAALAKLSYVLGLPGLSLDGRKELLARDLRGEMTPPAVDRLWPSLQGSKLGRGVAQLLSLSQEADALREVLAPNLACAAAHAGDLEALRALEELGSDLSLEDFGGQTPLHAAARGGHVGTVAMLLQRGLDANARDKDGLSPLLLAVRGRHQGVIGLLRAAGGCLSPQELEDSGTELCRLASRGDREGLRAWWQAGADLRQPGYDGRSALCIAEASGNLEVVSLLQSLQAGGDGQALGSEVLLAV